The Candidatus Thermoplasmatota archaeon nucleotide sequence CCGCTCTCCGCCCGCACCCTGGGTCATCGTTATCTTGGACATCTTGACACCGCCGTCTTTGCGAAGAATCTGGTTCGTTATAACCCTTTTGGCTTTCTCATGAACGAGCTTACACCCCGACTGACTCCACCAGCCAGATAACTTGATTATCCGCAAGTTTGTTGCCCCCTTCAGATGCTATCTGGCGCAATCCTATCCGGAGGGCGGAGCTCCCGGATGGGGCAGGACAAGGGCATGATCCGGCTCGGCGGGAGACCGCTCGTCAACCACGTGGCGACGGCTATGGCCGAGATTGTGGACGAGATAGTTGTGGCTGTGGCCGCTGGCAAATCGGCCGAATACACCGATGTCCTCGGCGGCGATCTCGTCATCGCGGAAGACAAGGAACCAGATCTTGGTCCTCTAGAAGGGCTGATAACCGCGCTGTCCGCGGCAAATGGCGATTATGTCTTATTCAGCCCCTGCGACACGCCCTTCTTGAAGACTGGCGTGTGCAAGATCATTGCATCATACGCAAAAGAGAGGGACGGCGCCGTCCCCATCGTCAGAGGATACCAGGAACCTCTCCACGCAGTGTACAGACGGACTAATGCCCTGGAGGCCTTTGAGATTGCAGTCAGCACGGGAAAGCGGAGGCCGGCAGATGCCTATGAAGGACTGGTCATGATGCCTGTGCCAGAGGACATGTTGAGAGAGCTAGACCCAAGACTCGAGAGCTTCTGGAACTTGAACACTCCAGAGGACCTAGCACAGGCAGAGGCAAAGCTGAAGCAAGAGCTGCGGTGATGGCATATCAAACCGAATCCCTCCTCTTCTGAAGGTAGTCAACAATTTTGTCCTTCGCTTCGTCCACATGGAGCGAATCTACGAAGTGGTCGGCAGACGCTCTGAGCAGATACTGGACGCCCAGGACTGCAACGATGAATCCTGCGAAACCATCGAAAAGCAGGTCGATCATGGTGTC carries:
- a CDS encoding molybdenum cofactor guanylyltransferase — translated: MGQDKGMIRLGGRPLVNHVATAMAEIVDEIVVAVAAGKSAEYTDVLGGDLVIAEDKEPDLGPLEGLITALSAANGDYVLFSPCDTPFLKTGVCKIIASYAKERDGAVPIVRGYQEPLHAVYRRTNALEAFEIAVSTGKRRPADAYEGLVMMPVPEDMLRELDPRLESFWNLNTPEDLAQAEAKLKQELR